A section of the Streptomyces sp. Je 1-369 genome encodes:
- a CDS encoding ATP-dependent DNA helicase, giving the protein MSSLFDDSFLADLQPSRAADEAPPPPPEDSAPEPIPDDLFDGKFDVPMTRDSHYRDGAPRPVIDPATLLDGLNENQRAAVVHAGSPLLIVAGAGSGKTRVLTHRIAHLLAERGVHPGQILAITFTNKAAGEMKERVEQLVGPRANAMWVSTFHSACVRILRREYKKLGFTSSFSIYDAADSKRLMALVCRDLDLDPKKFPPKSFSAKISNLKNELIDEEDFAGQAADGFEKTLAQAYAMYQSRLREANALDFDDLIMTTVHLLRAFPDVAEHYRRRFRHVMVDEYQDTNHAQYALVRELVGPSGGEGDDPAELCVVGDADQSIYAFRGATIRNILQFEEDYTDATTILLEQNYRSTQTILTAANAVIERNESRRPKNLWTNQGAGARITGYVADTEHDEAQFVADEIDRLTDAGDAKAGDVAIFYRTNAQSRVFEEIFIRVGLPYKVVGGVRFYERKEVRDVLAYLRVLANPEDAVPLRRILNVPKRGIGDRAEAMIDALSQREKISFPQALRRVDEAYGMAARSTNAVKRFNTLMEELRTVVESGAGPAVVLEAVLERTGYLAELQASTDPQDETRIENLQELAAVALEFEQDNNQAAGTDQAAGADQTAGNAQGGAADQGQAEGEAGEGAAPAGTLSDFLERVALVADSDQIPDEEDDGSGVITLMTLHTAKGLEFPVVFLTGMEDGVFPHMRSLGQVKELEEERRLAYVGITRARERLYLTRSAMRSAWGTPSYNPPSRFLEEIPDAHLDWKRTGSVGAPATSGPAAGIASSLSSSRSRSGGAQGFATRRASEKPVVSLAVGDRVTHDQFGLGTVVGVKGTGANAEATVDFGEPKPKRLLLRYAPVEKL; this is encoded by the coding sequence ATGAGCAGCCTCTTTGATGACAGCTTCCTGGCGGACCTGCAGCCCTCGCGGGCCGCGGACGAAGCGCCCCCGCCGCCGCCCGAGGACAGCGCTCCGGAGCCCATTCCGGACGACCTGTTCGACGGGAAGTTCGACGTGCCCATGACCCGGGACTCGCACTACCGCGACGGCGCCCCGCGCCCGGTCATCGACCCGGCGACGCTTCTCGACGGGCTGAACGAGAACCAGCGCGCGGCCGTCGTGCACGCGGGGTCCCCGCTGCTCATCGTCGCCGGTGCCGGATCCGGCAAGACCCGCGTGCTGACCCACCGCATCGCGCACCTGCTCGCCGAGCGCGGCGTGCACCCCGGCCAGATCCTCGCGATCACCTTCACGAACAAGGCCGCGGGCGAGATGAAGGAGCGCGTCGAGCAGCTCGTGGGCCCCCGGGCGAACGCGATGTGGGTGTCGACCTTCCACAGTGCCTGCGTCCGCATCCTCCGCCGGGAGTACAAGAAGCTGGGCTTCACGTCCTCCTTCTCGATCTACGACGCCGCCGACTCCAAGCGCCTCATGGCCCTGGTCTGCCGCGATCTGGACCTCGACCCGAAGAAGTTCCCCCCGAAGTCGTTCAGCGCCAAGATCTCGAACCTCAAGAACGAGCTGATCGACGAGGAGGACTTCGCAGGTCAGGCCGCCGACGGCTTCGAGAAGACCCTCGCCCAGGCCTACGCCATGTACCAGTCACGCCTCCGCGAGGCGAACGCGCTGGACTTCGACGACCTGATCATGACGACGGTCCACCTGCTGCGCGCCTTCCCGGACGTCGCCGAGCACTACAGGCGCCGCTTCCGGCACGTCATGGTCGACGAGTACCAGGACACGAACCACGCGCAGTACGCGCTGGTGCGCGAGCTGGTCGGACCCTCCGGAGGCGAGGGGGACGACCCCGCCGAGCTGTGCGTGGTGGGCGACGCCGACCAGTCCATCTACGCCTTCCGTGGCGCCACGATCCGCAACATCCTCCAGTTCGAGGAGGACTACACGGACGCGACGACGATCCTCCTGGAGCAGAACTACCGCTCCACCCAGACGATCCTGACCGCCGCCAACGCGGTCATCGAGCGGAACGAGAGCCGCCGCCCCAAGAACCTGTGGACCAACCAGGGCGCGGGCGCACGCATCACCGGGTACGTCGCCGACACCGAGCACGACGAGGCGCAGTTCGTCGCCGACGAGATCGACCGCCTCACCGACGCGGGCGACGCGAAGGCCGGCGACGTCGCGATCTTCTACCGGACGAACGCCCAGTCCCGTGTCTTCGAAGAGATCTTCATCCGCGTCGGCCTGCCCTACAAGGTGGTCGGCGGCGTCCGCTTCTACGAGCGCAAGGAGGTCCGCGATGTGCTGGCCTACCTGCGCGTTCTCGCCAACCCCGAGGACGCGGTCCCGCTGCGCCGCATCCTCAACGTACCGAAGAGGGGCATCGGCGACCGCGCCGAAGCCATGATCGACGCGCTCTCGCAGCGCGAGAAGATCTCCTTCCCGCAGGCGCTGCGCCGCGTCGACGAGGCGTACGGAATGGCGGCCCGCTCCACCAACGCCGTCAAGCGGTTCAACACGCTGATGGAGGAGCTGCGGACCGTCGTCGAGTCGGGCGCGGGCCCGGCCGTCGTCCTGGAGGCCGTGCTCGAACGGACCGGCTATCTGGCCGAGCTGCAGGCCTCGACCGACCCGCAGGACGAGACCCGCATCGAGAACCTCCAGGAGCTCGCCGCCGTGGCGCTGGAGTTCGAGCAGGACAACAACCAGGCTGCGGGCACCGACCAGGCTGCGGGCGCCGACCAGACTGCGGGCAACGCGCAGGGCGGGGCCGCGGACCAGGGCCAGGCCGAAGGTGAAGCCGGTGAAGGCGCCGCCCCGGCCGGTACGCTCTCGGACTTCCTGGAGCGCGTCGCCCTGGTCGCCGACTCCGACCAGATCCCCGACGAGGAGGACGACGGCTCCGGAGTCATCACCCTCATGACCCTGCACACCGCCAAGGGCCTCGAATTCCCCGTGGTGTTCCTGACCGGTATGGAGGACGGCGTCTTCCCGCACATGCGCTCCCTCGGGCAGGTCAAGGAGCTGGAGGAGGAGCGTCGCCTCGCGTACGTGGGCATCACCCGCGCGCGGGAGCGGCTCTACCTGACACGGTCGGCCATGCGCAGCGCCTGGGGCACACCGTCGTACAACCCGCCGTCGCGCTTCCTCGAGGAGATCCCGGACGCGCACCTGGACTGGAAGCGGACCGGCTCGGTCGGCGCACCGGCCACGTCCGGACCCGCCGCTGGAATCGCCTCGTCGTTGTCCTCGTCCCGCTCGCGATCCGGCGGCGCCCAGGGCTTCGCCACGCGCCGCGCGTCGGAGAAGCCGGTCGTGTCGCTGGCCGTCGGGGACCGTGTCACGCACGACCAGTTCGGCCTTGGGACCGTGGTCGGCGTGAAGGGGACGGGCGCGAACGCCGAGGCGACGGTGGACTTCGGCGAGCCCAAGCCGAAGCGCCTCCTGCTGCGGTACGCACCGGTGGAGAAGTTGTAA
- a CDS encoding M23 family metallopeptidase: protein MSPSSAPGADYAHYATYDEQSAQHNGYGHDAYATGSFDTGSFDTGTFDTGTFATDPLFGDMPGNGHDTGQWATTTGPQQTVTYDAYAEQYYAATYDGGSYDTASMWSTGGYQQVADIPAQQGPDSTGQWDTAAWHQAPQDGPQTGQWDTQTFDTGAYDATAWNSPGEAQESHQAHDTPDLLGAPVPNDTDTPYETDADAAYEPADTESTDSPSAAPRSSRGRSGGPAGGGRSRTRRRTPAKRSALFTVAVPSACVMGVAGVAAASVGNFGGDEAKDTTTTASAPDATSVQPSAANNKLDTQLANLSADAGDFADRASRTQERIDLKAEKVAAEKKAVAEAARKERLRPKFALPVKQHGLSAQFGQAGVNWMSAHSGIDFPVSYGTEVLAATDGTVSTKWNSAYGNMAIVTAKDGTETWYCHLSTHKISSGPVKAGEAIAFSGNSGNSTGPHLHFEVRPAGGSAIDPLPWLRSHGLDPT, encoded by the coding sequence ATGTCCCCGTCCTCGGCACCCGGCGCCGACTACGCGCACTACGCGACGTACGACGAACAGAGTGCCCAGCACAACGGCTACGGCCACGACGCCTATGCGACCGGCAGTTTCGACACCGGCAGCTTCGACACCGGCACTTTCGACACCGGAACGTTCGCGACCGACCCTCTCTTCGGCGACATGCCGGGCAACGGACACGACACGGGCCAGTGGGCGACCACAACAGGCCCTCAGCAGACGGTCACTTACGACGCGTACGCGGAGCAGTACTACGCCGCCACGTACGACGGCGGCAGCTACGACACCGCCTCGATGTGGTCGACCGGCGGATATCAGCAGGTCGCCGACATCCCCGCGCAGCAGGGTCCGGACTCCACGGGCCAGTGGGACACCGCCGCCTGGCACCAGGCGCCGCAGGACGGCCCGCAGACCGGTCAGTGGGACACGCAGACCTTCGACACCGGTGCGTACGACGCGACGGCGTGGAACTCACCCGGCGAAGCCCAAGAGTCACACCAGGCGCACGACACACCCGACTTGCTCGGCGCCCCCGTCCCGAACGACACGGACACGCCGTACGAAACCGACGCCGATGCCGCGTACGAGCCCGCGGACACCGAATCGACCGACTCCCCCAGTGCCGCGCCCCGCTCCTCCCGCGGGAGGAGCGGCGGGCCCGCAGGGGGCGGCCGCTCCAGGACCCGTCGCCGCACCCCCGCCAAGCGCTCAGCGCTCTTCACCGTCGCCGTGCCCTCGGCCTGCGTGATGGGGGTCGCCGGAGTGGCGGCCGCCTCCGTGGGGAACTTCGGCGGGGACGAGGCGAAGGACACGACGACGACCGCGTCGGCTCCGGACGCCACGTCCGTGCAGCCCTCTGCCGCCAACAACAAGCTGGACACGCAGCTGGCGAACCTCTCCGCGGACGCGGGCGACTTCGCGGACCGCGCCAGCCGCACGCAGGAGCGCATCGACCTCAAGGCGGAGAAGGTGGCCGCCGAGAAGAAGGCGGTGGCGGAAGCCGCGCGCAAGGAGCGGCTGCGCCCCAAGTTCGCCCTGCCGGTGAAGCAGCACGGTCTCAGCGCGCAGTTCGGTCAGGCGGGCGTCAACTGGATGTCGGCGCACTCCGGAATCGACTTCCCGGTGTCCTACGGCACCGAGGTCCTCGCCGCGACCGACGGCACCGTGTCGACCAAGTGGAACAGCGCCTACGGAAACATGGCGATCGTCACCGCGAAGGACGGCACGGAGACGTGGTACTGCCACCTCTCCACGCACAAGATCTCCAGCGGTCCCGTGAAGGCGGGCGAGGCCATCGCCTTCTCCGGGAACTCCGGCAACTCCACCGGACCGCACCTGCACTTCGAGGTGCGCCCCGCCGGCGGCTCGGCGATCGACCCGCTGCCGTGGCTCCGCAGCCACGGCCTCGACCCGACGTAA
- a CDS encoding esterase/lipase family protein, with protein MAGLSLALLKATALELAILAGHLLLYPSGIAQERRATPVQPPPGAPRLPPDGRPPVLLLHGFIDNRSVFVLLRRTLAQHGGRRVESLNYSPLTCDIKGAAELLGRHIEELCERTGHARIDVVGHSLGGLIARYYAQRLGGDARIRTLVTLGTPHSGTRVVPLANAHPIVRQMRPGSDVIEELKEPAPGCRTQFVSFWSDLDQIMDPLETACVDHPDLTAQNVRVTGIGHLALPVHPAVANGIRQALDLANPGADAKSAPGGLTVA; from the coding sequence ATGGCCGGGCTCTCCCTGGCTCTCTTGAAGGCGACGGCCCTGGAGTTGGCGATCCTCGCGGGCCACCTCCTCCTGTATCCCTCCGGTATCGCCCAGGAACGCAGGGCGACCCCCGTCCAGCCACCCCCGGGCGCCCCCCGCCTCCCCCCGGACGGCAGGCCTCCGGTCCTCCTGCTGCACGGCTTCATCGACAACCGTTCCGTGTTCGTACTGCTCCGCCGCACCCTGGCCCAGCACGGCGGCCGCCGCGTGGAGTCCCTCAACTACTCCCCGCTGACCTGCGACATCAAAGGTGCCGCCGAGCTGCTCGGCCGCCACATCGAGGAGCTCTGCGAGCGCACGGGACACGCCCGGATCGACGTCGTCGGTCACAGCCTCGGCGGGTTGATCGCCCGCTACTACGCGCAGCGGCTCGGCGGCGACGCCCGCATCCGCACCCTGGTCACGCTCGGCACGCCACACTCGGGCACCCGCGTGGTGCCGCTCGCCAACGCACACCCGATCGTCCGGCAGATGCGTCCGGGCTCCGACGTGATCGAGGAGCTCAAGGAACCGGCGCCGGGCTGCCGCACGCAGTTCGTGAGTTTCTGGAGCGACCTGGACCAGATCATGGACCCGCTGGAGACGGCCTGCGTCGACCATCCCGACCTGACCGCGCAGAACGTACGCGTCACCGGCATCGGGCACCTCGCGCTGCCGGTGCACCCCGCAGTCGCGAACGGCATACGGCAGGCCCTCGACCTGGCGAACCCGGGGGCCGACGCCAAGAGCGCACCGGGCGGACTGACGGTCGCCTGA
- a CDS encoding cobalamin B12-binding domain-containing protein, with protein MGVAAGPIRVVVAKPGLDGHDRGAKVIARALRDAGMEVIYTGLHQTPEQVVDTAIQEDADAIGLSILSGAHNTLFARVLELLKERDAEDIKVFGGGIIPEADIAPLKEKGVAEIFTPGATTTSIVEWVRGNVRQAAV; from the coding sequence ATGGGTGTGGCAGCCGGGCCGATCCGCGTGGTCGTCGCGAAGCCGGGGCTCGACGGGCACGATCGCGGGGCCAAGGTGATCGCGCGGGCGTTGCGTGACGCCGGTATGGAGGTCATCTACACCGGGCTGCACCAGACGCCCGAGCAGGTGGTGGACACCGCGATCCAGGAGGACGCCGACGCGATCGGTCTCTCCATCCTGTCGGGGGCGCACAACACGCTGTTCGCGCGCGTGCTGGAGCTTCTGAAGGAGCGGGACGCGGAAGACATCAAGGTGTTCGGCGGCGGCATCATCCCCGAGGCGGACATCGCGCCACTCAAGGAGAAGGGTGTCGCGGAGATCTTCACGCCCGGGGCCACCACCACGTCGATCGTGGAGTGGGTCCGGGGGAACGTGCGGCAGGCCGCCGTCTGA
- a CDS encoding DUF5691 domain-containing protein, translating into MPTNPTPSTSTVPTVPTAPSWDDLVTAALLGTERRALPAIAHTPGKEAPTALLDAAALQTVRRRAGLRAAPAAALPEPAADDPRPPVPPAARRRLATLLTDQPGTGGGGRRGAAPDLMELLPQWLALANVRGYGAPPELLPALLNAARGRTDLRPQALTFAGPRALWLARLNPDWKFALRATPGGGVSLPSADDAPQVQRLWEEGLFAERVALLTTLRAHHAGTALDLLVSTWSTERAEDRLMFLDSLRTGLSPADEPFLERALTDRSRNVRATAAELLSALPESALAGRMSTRAASCVAVDHTSDTPTLTVEAPHECDAGMERDGVTPKPPTGRGERSWWLGQLVEAAPLATWQPRLGNRTPTEIVALPVADDWRSELHAAWCRAAVRQRDVAWSRALLGTPASPDAAGPGAVSLAERAKLLASLPAAERADWVAGFIAAHGLSEAFQLLGVCAVPWAEPLGRAVVDSLNIARDAGSYPWSFSGVMGLAERCLDPSEAVRLEALTAIPDEPENASPGAGGYWSEAFQRLVTTLRLRAAIRDELPPP; encoded by the coding sequence ATCCCCACCAACCCCACTCCCTCCACGTCCACCGTCCCCACCGTCCCCACCGCCCCCTCCTGGGACGACCTCGTCACGGCGGCCCTGCTGGGCACCGAGCGCCGCGCGTTGCCGGCCATCGCGCACACCCCCGGCAAGGAGGCGCCGACCGCCCTCCTGGACGCGGCGGCACTGCAGACGGTGCGCCGCAGGGCGGGGCTGCGCGCCGCACCGGCAGCCGCACTGCCCGAGCCCGCGGCGGACGACCCCAGGCCACCCGTGCCCCCGGCGGCCCGGCGCAGGCTCGCGACGCTGCTCACCGATCAGCCCGGTACGGGCGGCGGCGGCCGCAGGGGCGCGGCCCCCGACCTGATGGAGCTCCTGCCCCAGTGGCTGGCCCTGGCCAACGTGCGGGGGTATGGCGCCCCGCCGGAGCTGCTGCCCGCGCTCCTGAACGCGGCACGCGGCCGCACGGACCTGCGCCCCCAGGCCCTCACCTTCGCGGGCCCCAGAGCGCTCTGGCTGGCCCGTCTGAACCCGGACTGGAAGTTCGCACTCCGGGCCACCCCGGGAGGCGGCGTATCCCTCCCGTCCGCCGACGACGCCCCGCAGGTGCAACGCCTCTGGGAGGAGGGCCTCTTCGCCGAGCGCGTCGCCCTCCTCACCACGCTGCGGGCACACCACGCCGGAACGGCCCTGGACCTGCTCGTGTCCACGTGGTCGACGGAGCGGGCGGAGGACCGCCTGATGTTCCTCGACTCCCTGCGCACCGGCCTGTCCCCCGCGGACGAGCCGTTCCTGGAGCGGGCACTCACCGACCGCAGCCGCAACGTCCGTGCCACCGCGGCGGAGCTGCTGTCCGCCCTGCCCGAATCCGCGCTGGCAGGCAGGATGTCGACCCGCGCGGCGTCCTGCGTGGCCGTCGACCACACCTCCGACACACCGACCCTCACGGTGGAGGCACCGCACGAGTGCGACGCGGGCATGGAACGGGACGGCGTCACCCCGAAGCCCCCCACCGGCCGCGGTGAACGCTCCTGGTGGCTGGGTCAGCTGGTGGAAGCGGCCCCGCTCGCCACCTGGCAGCCCCGGCTCGGCAACCGCACGCCGACGGAGATCGTGGCGCTCCCGGTGGCCGACGACTGGCGGAGCGAGCTGCACGCCGCCTGGTGCCGCGCGGCGGTGCGCCAGCGGGACGTCGCCTGGTCCCGGGCGCTGCTCGGCACCCCCGCCTCGCCCGACGCCGCGGGCCCCGGCGCCGTGTCGCTCGCCGAGCGGGCCAAGCTCCTGGCCTCGCTGCCCGCCGCCGAACGGGCCGACTGGGTGGCCGGTTTCATCGCGGCGCACGGCCTGTCGGAGGCGTTCCAACTGCTCGGTGTCTGCGCCGTCCCCTGGGCCGAACCGCTGGGCCGCGCGGTGGTGGACTCCCTGAACATCGCTCGTGACGCGGGAAGTTACCCCTGGAGTTTCAGCGGAGTGATGGGCCTTGCGGAACGCTGCCTCGACCCGTCGGAGGCGGTCCGTCTGGAGGCGCTCACCGCGATACCCGACGAACCGGAGAACGCGTCTCCCGGTGCGGGCGGCTACTGGTCGGAGGCGTTCCAACGCCTCGTGACCACGCTGCGCCTGCGCGCGGCCATCCGCGACGAACTCCCGCCGCCATGA